A single Alosa sapidissima isolate fAloSap1 chromosome 17, fAloSap1.pri, whole genome shotgun sequence DNA region contains:
- the ythdf3 gene encoding YTH domain-containing family protein 3 isoform X2: protein MSATTVDQRPKGQGNKVQNGSMHQKDAVNDDDFEPYLSNQTNQSNSYPPMSDPYMPSYYAPSIGFPYSLGEAAWSTAGDPPMPYLTTYGQMSNGEHHFIPDGVFSQPGALGNTPPFLSQHGFNFFPGNADFSTWGTSGSQGQSTQSSAYNSSYGYAPSSLGRAIADGQAGFGSDTQLSKLPGLGSIEPGMAGLKLGSDMVAATKTVGSPLVGTGGMSSMAASNMPSVSSSAPKPTSWAAIARKPAKPQPKVKPKANIGMGANIAIPPPPIKHNMNIGTWDDKGSLGKPPMAQQMLPPPPHQTLMQQQLLAQPQTLLQSPMPPQHQHQHQPQHQHQHQHQHQHQHQHQHQHQQLQMQSPQPPQQMPPGPPHPHSHPHPHQHPHQLPHPHHHHHHPSQPGPPQALHQPPQQQQQQQHQQHPHQPSAPPQNRWVAPRNRGNAFGQCGGMESFGMGPGLPLGGSPGSCEVHPVLEKLKVLNNYNPKDFDWNLKTGRVFIIKSYSEDDIHRSIKYNIWCSTEHGNKRLDAAFRSLGGKGPLYLLFSVNGSGHFCGVAEMKSPVDYNAYAGVWSQDKWKGKFEVKWAFVKDVPNNQLRHIRLENNDNKPVTNSRDTQEVPLEKAKQVLKIITTFKHTTSIFDDFAHYEKRQEEEEAMRRGWCSSLADGFPDIGSHSWHSSPQTKLSHYGVDVHGSGEATVL from the exons ATGTCTGCGACCACTGTCGATCAG AGACCCAAAGGACAAGGAAATAAAG TGCAAAACGGTTCAATGCATCAGAAGGATGCTGTGAATGATGATGACTTTGAGCCTTATTTAAGCAACCAAACAAATCAG AGTAACAGCTACCCACCAATGTCCGATCCTTACATGCCAAGCTACTATGCCCCATCTATCGGATTCCCTTATTCCCTCGGCGAGGCTGCCTGGTCAACAGCTGGGGACCCGCCGATGCCGTACCTCACCACCTACGGACAGATGAGCAATGGTGAGCACCACTTTATACCGGATGGTGTGTTCAGCCAGCCGGGGGCCCTGGGCAACACCCCACCCTTCCTCAGTCAGCACGGCTTCAACTTCTTCCCGGGAAACGCGGACTTCTCCACCTGGGGCACCAGTGGCTCCCAGGGCCAGTCCACACAGAGCTCGGCCTACAACAGCAGCTATGGTTACGCGCCCAGCTCCCTGGGCCGGGCCATTGCAGACGGACAGGCGGGCTTCGGCAGCGACACGCAGCTTAGCAAGCTGCCGGGCCTGGGCAGCATCGAGCCGGGCATGGCGGGGCTCAAGCTGGGCTCGGACATGGTGGCCGCCACCAAGACGGTGGGCTCGCCTCTGGTTGGCACCGGGGGCATGAGCAGCATGGCGGCTAGCAACATGCCCTCTGTCAGCTCCTCAGCGCCCAAGCCCACTTCGTGGGCGGCTATCGCCCGCAAACCTGCCAAGCCCCAGCCTAAAGTCAAGCCCAAAGCCAACATCGGCATGGGAGCCAACATTGCCATCCCCCCACCGCCCATCAAGCATAACATGAACATTGGCACCTGGGACGACAAAGGGTCCCTTGGCAAACCGCCCATGGCGCAGCAGATGTTGCCCCCGCCACCACACCAAACCCTgatgcagcagcagctgctagCCCAGCCCCAGACCCTGCTGCAGAGCCCCATGCCcccccagcaccagcaccagcatcaGCCCCAGCACCAacaccaacatcaacatcaacatcaacaccaacaccaacaccaacaccagcaccagcaacTCCAGATGCAGTCACCTCAACCACCTCAGCAAATGCCCCCCGGCCCCCCACACCCTCATtctcacccacacccacaccaacaCCCACACCAGCTCCCacaccctcaccaccaccaccaccacccctctcaGCCAGGACCCCCCCAGGCTTTGCACCAAcccccccagcagcagcagcagcagcagcatcagcagcatccGCATCAGCCAAGTGCCCCCCCACAGAACCGCTGGGTGGCCCCCAGGAACCGGGGGAATGCCTTTGGCCAGTGCGGCGGGATGGAGAGCTTTGGCATGGGCCCCGGGCTGCCCCTGGGCGGCTCGCCGGGCTCCTGCGAGGTCCACCCGGTGCTGGAGAAGCTCAAGGTGCTCAACAACTACAATCCCAAAGACTTCGACTGGAACCTGAAGACGGGCCGCGTGTTCATCATAAAGAGCTACTCGGAGGACGACATCCACCGCTCCATCAAGTACAACATCTGGTGCAGCACCGAGCACGGCAACAAGCGTCTGGACGCCGCGTTCCGCTCACTGGGCGGCAAGGGCCCGCTCTACCTGCTCTTCAGCGTCAACGGTAGTGGGCACTTCTGCGGCGTGGCCGAGATGAAGTCGCCGGTGGACTACAACGCCTATGCAGGCGTCTGGTCTCAGGACAAGTGGAAGGGCAAGTTTGAGGTGAAGTGGGCATTCGTCAAGGATGTGCCCAACAACCAGCTGCGGCACATTCGCCTGGAGAACAACGATAACAAGCCCGTCACCAACTCCAGGGACACGCAGGAGGTGCCCTTGGAGAAAGCCAAGCAAGTGCTTAAAATTATCACCACTTTCAAGCATACCACCTCAATCTTTGATGACTTTGCACATTATGAGAAGAggcaggaggaagaagaagccaTGAGAAGG GGCTGGTGCTCTAGCCTAGCAGACGGCTTTCCTGATATAGGCTCGCATTCCTGGCATTCCTCGCCACAGACAAAGCTGAG cCACTATGGGGTGGATGTACATGGCAGTGGTGAAGCTACTGTACTCTAA
- the ythdf3 gene encoding YTH domain-containing family protein 3 isoform X3, producing MSATTVDQRPKGQGNKVQNGSMHQKDAVNDDDFEPYLSNQTNQSNSYPPMSDPYMPSYYAPSIGFPYSLGEAAWSTAGDPPMPYLTTYGQMSNGEHHFIPDGVFSQPGALGNTPPFLSQHGFNFFPGNADFSTWGTSGSQGQSTQSSAYNSSYGYAPSSLGRAIADGQAGFGSDTQLSKLPGLGSIEPGMAGLKLGSDMVAATKTVGSPLVGTGGMSSMAASNMPSVSSSAPKPTSWAAIARKPAKPQPKVKPKANIGMGANIAIPPPPIKHNMNIGTWDDKGSLGKPPMAQQMLPPPPHQTLMQQQLLAQPQTLLQSPMPPQHQHQHQPQHQHQHQHQHQHQHQHQHQHQQLQMQSPQPPQQMPPGPPHPHSHPHPHQHPHQLPHPHHHHHHPSQPGPPQALHQPPQQQQQQQHQQHPHQPSAPPQNRWVAPRNRGNAFGQCGGMESFGMGPGLPLGGSPGSCEVHPVLEKLKVLNNYNPKDFDWNLKTGRVFIIKSYSEDDIHRSIKYNIWCSTEHGNKRLDAAFRSLGGKGPLYLLFSVNGSGHFCGVAEMKSPVDYNAYAGVWSQDKWKGKFEVKWAFVKDVPNNQLRHIRLENNDNKPVTNSRDTQEVPLEKAKQVLKIITTFKHTTSIFDDFAHYEKRQEEEEAMRRPLWGGCTWQW from the exons ATGTCTGCGACCACTGTCGATCAG AGACCCAAAGGACAAGGAAATAAAG TGCAAAACGGTTCAATGCATCAGAAGGATGCTGTGAATGATGATGACTTTGAGCCTTATTTAAGCAACCAAACAAATCAG AGTAACAGCTACCCACCAATGTCCGATCCTTACATGCCAAGCTACTATGCCCCATCTATCGGATTCCCTTATTCCCTCGGCGAGGCTGCCTGGTCAACAGCTGGGGACCCGCCGATGCCGTACCTCACCACCTACGGACAGATGAGCAATGGTGAGCACCACTTTATACCGGATGGTGTGTTCAGCCAGCCGGGGGCCCTGGGCAACACCCCACCCTTCCTCAGTCAGCACGGCTTCAACTTCTTCCCGGGAAACGCGGACTTCTCCACCTGGGGCACCAGTGGCTCCCAGGGCCAGTCCACACAGAGCTCGGCCTACAACAGCAGCTATGGTTACGCGCCCAGCTCCCTGGGCCGGGCCATTGCAGACGGACAGGCGGGCTTCGGCAGCGACACGCAGCTTAGCAAGCTGCCGGGCCTGGGCAGCATCGAGCCGGGCATGGCGGGGCTCAAGCTGGGCTCGGACATGGTGGCCGCCACCAAGACGGTGGGCTCGCCTCTGGTTGGCACCGGGGGCATGAGCAGCATGGCGGCTAGCAACATGCCCTCTGTCAGCTCCTCAGCGCCCAAGCCCACTTCGTGGGCGGCTATCGCCCGCAAACCTGCCAAGCCCCAGCCTAAAGTCAAGCCCAAAGCCAACATCGGCATGGGAGCCAACATTGCCATCCCCCCACCGCCCATCAAGCATAACATGAACATTGGCACCTGGGACGACAAAGGGTCCCTTGGCAAACCGCCCATGGCGCAGCAGATGTTGCCCCCGCCACCACACCAAACCCTgatgcagcagcagctgctagCCCAGCCCCAGACCCTGCTGCAGAGCCCCATGCCcccccagcaccagcaccagcatcaGCCCCAGCACCAacaccaacatcaacatcaacatcaacaccaacaccaacaccaacaccagcaccagcaacTCCAGATGCAGTCACCTCAACCACCTCAGCAAATGCCCCCCGGCCCCCCACACCCTCATtctcacccacacccacaccaacaCCCACACCAGCTCCCacaccctcaccaccaccaccaccacccctctcaGCCAGGACCCCCCCAGGCTTTGCACCAAcccccccagcagcagcagcagcagcagcatcagcagcatccGCATCAGCCAAGTGCCCCCCCACAGAACCGCTGGGTGGCCCCCAGGAACCGGGGGAATGCCTTTGGCCAGTGCGGCGGGATGGAGAGCTTTGGCATGGGCCCCGGGCTGCCCCTGGGCGGCTCGCCGGGCTCCTGCGAGGTCCACCCGGTGCTGGAGAAGCTCAAGGTGCTCAACAACTACAATCCCAAAGACTTCGACTGGAACCTGAAGACGGGCCGCGTGTTCATCATAAAGAGCTACTCGGAGGACGACATCCACCGCTCCATCAAGTACAACATCTGGTGCAGCACCGAGCACGGCAACAAGCGTCTGGACGCCGCGTTCCGCTCACTGGGCGGCAAGGGCCCGCTCTACCTGCTCTTCAGCGTCAACGGTAGTGGGCACTTCTGCGGCGTGGCCGAGATGAAGTCGCCGGTGGACTACAACGCCTATGCAGGCGTCTGGTCTCAGGACAAGTGGAAGGGCAAGTTTGAGGTGAAGTGGGCATTCGTCAAGGATGTGCCCAACAACCAGCTGCGGCACATTCGCCTGGAGAACAACGATAACAAGCCCGTCACCAACTCCAGGGACACGCAGGAGGTGCCCTTGGAGAAAGCCAAGCAAGTGCTTAAAATTATCACCACTTTCAAGCATACCACCTCAATCTTTGATGACTTTGCACATTATGAGAAGAggcaggaggaagaagaagccaTGAGAAGG cCACTATGGGGTGGATGTACATGGCAGTGGTGA
- the ythdf3 gene encoding YTH domain-containing family protein 3 isoform X1, with the protein MSATTVDQRPKGQGNKVQNGSMHQKDAVNDDDFEPYLSNQTNQSNSYPPMSDPYMPSYYAPSIGFPYSLGEAAWSTAGDPPMPYLTTYGQMSNGEHHFIPDGVFSQPGALGNTPPFLSQHGFNFFPGNADFSTWGTSGSQGQSTQSSAYNSSYGYAPSSLGRAIADGQAGFGSDTQLSKLPGLGSIEPGMAGLKLGSDMVAATKTVGSPLVGTGGMSSMAASNMPSVSSSAPKPTSWAAIARKPAKPQPKVKPKANIGMGANIAIPPPPIKHNMNIGTWDDKGSLGKPPMAQQMLPPPPHQTLMQQQLLAQPQTLLQSPMPPQHQHQHQPQHQHQHQHQHQHQHQHQHQHQQLQMQSPQPPQQMPPGPPHPHSHPHPHQHPHQLPHPHHHHHHPSQPGPPQALHQPPQQQQQQQHQQHPHQPSAPPQNRWVAPRNRGNAFGQCGGMESFGMGPGLPLGGSPGSCEVHPVLEKLKVLNNYNPKDFDWNLKTGRVFIIKSYSEDDIHRSIKYNIWCSTEHGNKRLDAAFRSLGGKGPLYLLFSVNGSGHFCGVAEMKSPVDYNAYAGVWSQDKWKGKFEVKWAFVKDVPNNQLRHIRLENNDNKPVTNSRDTQEVPLEKAKQVLKIITTFKHTTSIFDDFAHYEKRQEEEEAMRRGWCSSLADGFPDIGSHSWHSSPQTKLRSGIEINSNFTKMALLETCNTNDVEP; encoded by the exons ATGTCTGCGACCACTGTCGATCAG AGACCCAAAGGACAAGGAAATAAAG TGCAAAACGGTTCAATGCATCAGAAGGATGCTGTGAATGATGATGACTTTGAGCCTTATTTAAGCAACCAAACAAATCAG AGTAACAGCTACCCACCAATGTCCGATCCTTACATGCCAAGCTACTATGCCCCATCTATCGGATTCCCTTATTCCCTCGGCGAGGCTGCCTGGTCAACAGCTGGGGACCCGCCGATGCCGTACCTCACCACCTACGGACAGATGAGCAATGGTGAGCACCACTTTATACCGGATGGTGTGTTCAGCCAGCCGGGGGCCCTGGGCAACACCCCACCCTTCCTCAGTCAGCACGGCTTCAACTTCTTCCCGGGAAACGCGGACTTCTCCACCTGGGGCACCAGTGGCTCCCAGGGCCAGTCCACACAGAGCTCGGCCTACAACAGCAGCTATGGTTACGCGCCCAGCTCCCTGGGCCGGGCCATTGCAGACGGACAGGCGGGCTTCGGCAGCGACACGCAGCTTAGCAAGCTGCCGGGCCTGGGCAGCATCGAGCCGGGCATGGCGGGGCTCAAGCTGGGCTCGGACATGGTGGCCGCCACCAAGACGGTGGGCTCGCCTCTGGTTGGCACCGGGGGCATGAGCAGCATGGCGGCTAGCAACATGCCCTCTGTCAGCTCCTCAGCGCCCAAGCCCACTTCGTGGGCGGCTATCGCCCGCAAACCTGCCAAGCCCCAGCCTAAAGTCAAGCCCAAAGCCAACATCGGCATGGGAGCCAACATTGCCATCCCCCCACCGCCCATCAAGCATAACATGAACATTGGCACCTGGGACGACAAAGGGTCCCTTGGCAAACCGCCCATGGCGCAGCAGATGTTGCCCCCGCCACCACACCAAACCCTgatgcagcagcagctgctagCCCAGCCCCAGACCCTGCTGCAGAGCCCCATGCCcccccagcaccagcaccagcatcaGCCCCAGCACCAacaccaacatcaacatcaacatcaacaccaacaccaacaccaacaccagcaccagcaacTCCAGATGCAGTCACCTCAACCACCTCAGCAAATGCCCCCCGGCCCCCCACACCCTCATtctcacccacacccacaccaacaCCCACACCAGCTCCCacaccctcaccaccaccaccaccacccctctcaGCCAGGACCCCCCCAGGCTTTGCACCAAcccccccagcagcagcagcagcagcagcatcagcagcatccGCATCAGCCAAGTGCCCCCCCACAGAACCGCTGGGTGGCCCCCAGGAACCGGGGGAATGCCTTTGGCCAGTGCGGCGGGATGGAGAGCTTTGGCATGGGCCCCGGGCTGCCCCTGGGCGGCTCGCCGGGCTCCTGCGAGGTCCACCCGGTGCTGGAGAAGCTCAAGGTGCTCAACAACTACAATCCCAAAGACTTCGACTGGAACCTGAAGACGGGCCGCGTGTTCATCATAAAGAGCTACTCGGAGGACGACATCCACCGCTCCATCAAGTACAACATCTGGTGCAGCACCGAGCACGGCAACAAGCGTCTGGACGCCGCGTTCCGCTCACTGGGCGGCAAGGGCCCGCTCTACCTGCTCTTCAGCGTCAACGGTAGTGGGCACTTCTGCGGCGTGGCCGAGATGAAGTCGCCGGTGGACTACAACGCCTATGCAGGCGTCTGGTCTCAGGACAAGTGGAAGGGCAAGTTTGAGGTGAAGTGGGCATTCGTCAAGGATGTGCCCAACAACCAGCTGCGGCACATTCGCCTGGAGAACAACGATAACAAGCCCGTCACCAACTCCAGGGACACGCAGGAGGTGCCCTTGGAGAAAGCCAAGCAAGTGCTTAAAATTATCACCACTTTCAAGCATACCACCTCAATCTTTGATGACTTTGCACATTATGAGAAGAggcaggaggaagaagaagccaTGAGAAGG GGCTGGTGCTCTAGCCTAGCAGACGGCTTTCCTGATATAGGCTCGCATTCCTGGCATTCCTCGCCACAGACAAAGCTGAG GAGCGGAATAGAAATAAACAGTAACTTCACCAAGATGGCCCTGCTAGAAACTTGCAACACTAATGACGTAGAACCTTAA
- the ythdf3 gene encoding YTH domain-containing family protein 3 isoform X4 gives MSATTVDQRPKGQGNKVQNGSMHQKDAVNDDDFEPYLSNQTNQSNSYPPMSDPYMPSYYAPSIGFPYSLGEAAWSTAGDPPMPYLTTYGQMSNGEHHFIPDGVFSQPGALGNTPPFLSQHGFNFFPGNADFSTWGTSGSQGQSTQSSAYNSSYGYAPSSLGRAIADGQAGFGSDTQLSKLPGLGSIEPGMAGLKLGSDMVAATKTVGSPLVGTGGMSSMAASNMPSVSSSAPKPTSWAAIARKPAKPQPKVKPKANIGMGANIAIPPPPIKHNMNIGTWDDKGSLGKPPMAQQMLPPPPHQTLMQQQLLAQPQTLLQSPMPPQHQHQHQPQHQHQHQHQHQHQHQHQHQHQQLQMQSPQPPQQMPPGPPHPHSHPHPHQHPHQLPHPHHHHHHPSQPGPPQALHQPPQQQQQQQHQQHPHQPSAPPQNRWVAPRNRGNAFGQCGGMESFGMGPGLPLGGSPGSCEVHPVLEKLKVLNNYNPKDFDWNLKTGRVFIIKSYSEDDIHRSIKYNIWCSTEHGNKRLDAAFRSLGGKGPLYLLFSVNGSGHFCGVAEMKSPVDYNAYAGVWSQDKWKGKFEVKWAFVKDVPNNQLRHIRLENNDNKPVTNSRDTQEVPLEKAKQVLKIITTFKHTTSIFDDFAHYEKRQEEEEAMRRERNRNKQ, from the exons ATGTCTGCGACCACTGTCGATCAG AGACCCAAAGGACAAGGAAATAAAG TGCAAAACGGTTCAATGCATCAGAAGGATGCTGTGAATGATGATGACTTTGAGCCTTATTTAAGCAACCAAACAAATCAG AGTAACAGCTACCCACCAATGTCCGATCCTTACATGCCAAGCTACTATGCCCCATCTATCGGATTCCCTTATTCCCTCGGCGAGGCTGCCTGGTCAACAGCTGGGGACCCGCCGATGCCGTACCTCACCACCTACGGACAGATGAGCAATGGTGAGCACCACTTTATACCGGATGGTGTGTTCAGCCAGCCGGGGGCCCTGGGCAACACCCCACCCTTCCTCAGTCAGCACGGCTTCAACTTCTTCCCGGGAAACGCGGACTTCTCCACCTGGGGCACCAGTGGCTCCCAGGGCCAGTCCACACAGAGCTCGGCCTACAACAGCAGCTATGGTTACGCGCCCAGCTCCCTGGGCCGGGCCATTGCAGACGGACAGGCGGGCTTCGGCAGCGACACGCAGCTTAGCAAGCTGCCGGGCCTGGGCAGCATCGAGCCGGGCATGGCGGGGCTCAAGCTGGGCTCGGACATGGTGGCCGCCACCAAGACGGTGGGCTCGCCTCTGGTTGGCACCGGGGGCATGAGCAGCATGGCGGCTAGCAACATGCCCTCTGTCAGCTCCTCAGCGCCCAAGCCCACTTCGTGGGCGGCTATCGCCCGCAAACCTGCCAAGCCCCAGCCTAAAGTCAAGCCCAAAGCCAACATCGGCATGGGAGCCAACATTGCCATCCCCCCACCGCCCATCAAGCATAACATGAACATTGGCACCTGGGACGACAAAGGGTCCCTTGGCAAACCGCCCATGGCGCAGCAGATGTTGCCCCCGCCACCACACCAAACCCTgatgcagcagcagctgctagCCCAGCCCCAGACCCTGCTGCAGAGCCCCATGCCcccccagcaccagcaccagcatcaGCCCCAGCACCAacaccaacatcaacatcaacatcaacaccaacaccaacaccaacaccagcaccagcaacTCCAGATGCAGTCACCTCAACCACCTCAGCAAATGCCCCCCGGCCCCCCACACCCTCATtctcacccacacccacaccaacaCCCACACCAGCTCCCacaccctcaccaccaccaccaccacccctctcaGCCAGGACCCCCCCAGGCTTTGCACCAAcccccccagcagcagcagcagcagcagcatcagcagcatccGCATCAGCCAAGTGCCCCCCCACAGAACCGCTGGGTGGCCCCCAGGAACCGGGGGAATGCCTTTGGCCAGTGCGGCGGGATGGAGAGCTTTGGCATGGGCCCCGGGCTGCCCCTGGGCGGCTCGCCGGGCTCCTGCGAGGTCCACCCGGTGCTGGAGAAGCTCAAGGTGCTCAACAACTACAATCCCAAAGACTTCGACTGGAACCTGAAGACGGGCCGCGTGTTCATCATAAAGAGCTACTCGGAGGACGACATCCACCGCTCCATCAAGTACAACATCTGGTGCAGCACCGAGCACGGCAACAAGCGTCTGGACGCCGCGTTCCGCTCACTGGGCGGCAAGGGCCCGCTCTACCTGCTCTTCAGCGTCAACGGTAGTGGGCACTTCTGCGGCGTGGCCGAGATGAAGTCGCCGGTGGACTACAACGCCTATGCAGGCGTCTGGTCTCAGGACAAGTGGAAGGGCAAGTTTGAGGTGAAGTGGGCATTCGTCAAGGATGTGCCCAACAACCAGCTGCGGCACATTCGCCTGGAGAACAACGATAACAAGCCCGTCACCAACTCCAGGGACACGCAGGAGGTGCCCTTGGAGAAAGCCAAGCAAGTGCTTAAAATTATCACCACTTTCAAGCATACCACCTCAATCTTTGATGACTTTGCACATTATGAGAAGAggcaggaggaagaagaagccaTGAGAAGG GAGCGGAATAGAAATAAACAGTAA
- the abhd10b gene encoding abhydrolase domain containing 10, depalmitoylase b: protein MAAVVLTHCWKGLSQALSYGRVAAYSPLCYGGLRHKSTLQYASRPDLPKLAYRKIKGKSPGVVFLPGYASNMNGQKAQALEEFCQSLGHSYLRFDYTGCGQSEGVFAECTVGTWKKDVLYMLDELADGPQILVGSSMGGWLMLLSAIARPEKTKALVGISTAADHLVTAFKTLPIEVRKDCEDKGVWSLPSKSSEEGAYKLTMDFLAEAENHCVLQSPIPITCPVRLIHGLKDEDVPWHISMQVAERVLSADVDIILRRHGQHRMAEKDDIKLMVYTIDDLIDKLTTLV from the exons ATGGCAGCCGTGGTCTTGACACACTGTTGGAAAGGactttctcaggctttaagttATGGAAGAGTTGCAGCTTATTCACCGCTATGTTATGGGG gGCTCAGACATAAATCTACACTACAGTATGCTTCGCGTCCAGACCTGCCAAAGCTAGCCTATAGGAAGATAAAGGGGAAAAGCCCTGGCGTTGTTTTCCTGCCAGGCTATGCCTCCAACATGAATGGACAGAAGGCACAGGCCTTGGAGGAGTTCTGCCAGTCTTTAGGTCACTCTTACTTGAG GTTCGACTATACAGGGTGCGGACAATCAGAAGGTGTTTTTGCAGAGTGCACAGTAGGAACCTGGAAGAAAGATGTTCTCTATATGCTGGATGAACTGGCTGATGGCCCACAG ATTCTTGTTGGCTCTAGTATGGGTGGCTGGCTGATGCTCCTGTCTGCCATTGCTCGACCTGAGAAGACGAAAGCCCTGGTTGGCATTTCCACAGCAGCTGATCACCTTGTCACAGCATTCAAAACACTTCCGATAGAG GTGCGCAAGGATTGCGAGGACAAAGGCGTGTGGAGCCTCCCCAGCAAGAGCAGCGAGGAGGGCGCGTACAAGCTGACCATGGACTTCCTCGCGGAGGCAGAGAACCACTGCGTGCTGCAGAGCCCCATCCCAATCACCTGCCCCGTGCGCCTCATTCACGGCCTGAAGGACGAGGACGTGCCCTGGCACATCTCCATGCAGGTGGCCGAGCGCGTGCTCAGTGCCGACGTGGACATCATCCTGCGCCGGCACGGCCAGCACCGCATGGCGGAGAAGGACGACATCAAGCTCATGGTGTACACCATCGACGACCTCATAGACAAGCTGACCACCTTGgtgtga
- the tagln3b gene encoding transgelin-3b, translated as MANRGPSYGLSREVQEKIDQKYDPDLESKLVDWIVVQCGSNVDRPQPGKQNFQAWLMDGTLLCRLINSLYPRGKEPIKKIAETQMAFKQMEKISQFLQAAEAYGVITTDIFQTVDLWEAKDMAAVQRTLMALGSLALTKDDGHYRGDRDWFHKKAQSNRRDFSDEQLRQGQNLIGLQMGSNRGASQSGMTGYGMPRQIM; from the exons ATGGCAAACAGAGGACCCAGTTATGGTCTAAGTCGAGAGGTGCAGGAGAAGATTGATCAGAAGTACGACCCGGATCTCGAATCCAAACTGGTGGACTGGATCGTCGTCCAGTGTGGGTCAAATGTAGACAGACCGCAGCCAGGGAAACAGAATTTCCAAGCCTGGCTCATGGATGGAACT CTACTCTGCAGACTCATCAACAGTCTGTATCCTCGTGGTAAGGAGCCCATTAAGAAGATAGCAGAAACTCAAATGGCCTTCAAGCAGATGGAGAAGATCTCTCAGTTTCTGCAGGCTGCAGAGGCATACGGCGTGATCACCACAGATATTTTCCAGACTGTGGACTTGTGGGAAG CAAAGGACATGGCTGCTGTACAGAGAACGCTGATGGCCCTGGGAAGCCTAGCCCTAACCAAGGATGACGGACATTACCGTGGTGACCGTGACTGGTTTCACAA GAAAGCCCAGAGCAACCGACGTGACTTCTCAGATGAACAGCTTCGACAGGGTCAGAACCTGATCGGCCTTCAGATGGGCAGCAACCGTGGTGCATCTCAGTCCGGCATGACCGGCTACGGTATGCCACGGCAGATCATGTAA